A genome region from Candidatus Glassbacteria bacterium includes the following:
- a CDS encoding aspartate kinase — MMGRVVMKFGGTSVATAERIQAVADIVASRIERRPLVVVSAVGVSEAGEVKITDQLEAMAELAHAHKPYQENLDGIRVKHEEVLRKLGLSWQLISPVWSKLKVALKNLDRPYEEYLDEIFSFGERLSSNIVAAVLNDRGTPARCVDVDELDIITDENFQDATVSEENEKKILGKFRKEKKTLVLPGFVGHTADGRVTTLGRGGSDYTAALVGAAFKAGEIQIWTDVSGMRSADPRLVPDAERLEVISFDEAKELAAFGARVLHPKTIEPAMRKNIPVVILNSFKPGDEGTTIHAEHIKQNKVIKAIAHKRGVDMLSIESTRMLGASGYMARIFTIFATYGIDIEVMATTEVSISMTLNQSKNLDKVIEELKEFANVTLEPGQTIICIVGEGMRHTPGVSGRVFSTLGTAGVNVEMIAQGGSEINITFLVDDKDADRAIKALYYACIS; from the coding sequence ATGATGGGACGCGTCGTAATGAAATTCGGCGGGACCAGCGTGGCTACCGCCGAGAGAATCCAGGCAGTGGCCGATATTGTGGCCTCGCGTATCGAGCGCAGGCCGCTGGTGGTTGTGAGCGCGGTGGGAGTCAGCGAAGCCGGTGAGGTTAAAATAACCGACCAGCTCGAAGCAATGGCCGAACTGGCACACGCCCACAAACCGTATCAGGAAAACCTGGACGGGATCAGGGTCAAGCACGAGGAAGTGCTCAGGAAACTGGGCCTGTCGTGGCAGCTTATCAGCCCGGTCTGGAGCAAGCTCAAGGTGGCTCTGAAAAATCTCGACCGTCCCTACGAGGAGTACCTCGACGAGATTTTCAGTTTCGGCGAGCGGCTTTCGAGCAATATCGTGGCCGCCGTGCTGAACGACAGGGGTACGCCCGCGCGCTGCGTGGACGTTGACGAGCTGGATATTATCACCGACGAGAACTTCCAGGACGCGACTGTGTCCGAGGAAAACGAGAAAAAGATTCTCGGCAAGTTCCGCAAGGAGAAGAAGACACTTGTTTTGCCGGGTTTCGTGGGCCACACCGCCGACGGCCGGGTGACCACGCTGGGACGCGGCGGCAGCGACTACACGGCCGCGCTGGTGGGAGCGGCGTTCAAGGCCGGGGAGATCCAGATCTGGACCGACGTAAGCGGGATGCGCAGCGCAGACCCTCGCCTGGTCCCCGACGCCGAGCGGCTGGAAGTTATCAGTTTCGACGAGGCCAAGGAGCTGGCCGCCTTCGGCGCCCGGGTCCTGCATCCCAAAACAATCGAACCGGCGATGCGCAAGAATATCCCGGTGGTGATACTCAACTCGTTCAAGCCCGGTGACGAGGGCACGACGATCCACGCCGAGCATATCAAGCAGAACAAGGTGATCAAGGCGATTGCGCACAAGAGGGGCGTGGACATGCTCAGTATCGAGTCCACGCGTATGCTGGGCGCCAGCGGATACATGGCCCGGATTTTCACCATTTTCGCCACCTACGGGATCGATATCGAGGTGATGGCCACCACCGAGGTCTCGATCTCGATGACGCTCAACCAGAGCAAAAACCTGGACAAGGTGATCGAGGAGTTGAAGGAGTTCGCCAATGTCACCCTGGAGCCGGGCCAGACGATTATCTGTATCGTCGGCGAGGGCATGCGTCACACCCCGGGTGTCTCGGGCCGGGTGTTCAGCACCCTGGGCACCGCGGGCGTGAATGTCGAGATGATCGCCCAGGGCGGCAGCGAGATCAATATCACTTTCCTGGTCGACGACAAGGACGCGGACCGGGCGATCAAGGCGCTCTACTACGCCTGTATCAGCTAA
- a CDS encoding tetratricopeptide repeat protein, giving the protein MEARIFLATLLRNRGSIAVRRGRMDEAVETYDFALSLVDDEGEDRFRRIRSMLYNSRALALSKAFRLEEAMVWLRKALEIAVATGDLKTEIQVRINMSVVDNDSGRNGRALETLRSEHDRLEMLVGPTRELAALKFNIGECYMFMERCGEAEPWYRQALDIGERIGYLEFVVGTRYNLAEMLHSLGRSEAALKVLLPADRMARKGGWDMLRLDIDNLLGEIYREQGDYAHARKFHDSALGLSGSLGDVFGRSWALRNVASDILRDPASGEDEREDCGKMLAESVELARQAGQPENLMFSLRALLTWKIEFESGKLREARPLFTELRETAEKVDSAAFGEFCAAVAKRFE; this is encoded by the coding sequence GTGGAGGCGCGGATTTTTCTGGCCACCCTGCTGCGCAACCGGGGCAGTATCGCGGTCCGCCGGGGCAGGATGGATGAGGCCGTGGAGACTTACGATTTCGCGCTGAGCCTGGTGGACGACGAAGGCGAGGACCGTTTCCGCAGGATCAGGTCCATGCTCTATAACTCGCGGGCTCTGGCGCTGTCCAAGGCGTTCCGGCTGGAGGAAGCGATGGTCTGGCTGCGCAAGGCGCTGGAGATCGCCGTCGCGACCGGCGATTTGAAAACCGAGATCCAGGTGCGGATCAACATGAGCGTGGTCGATAATGACAGCGGGCGCAACGGCAGGGCGCTGGAGACCCTGCGCTCCGAGCACGACCGTCTGGAGATGCTGGTGGGGCCGACCAGGGAGCTGGCCGCGTTGAAATTCAATATCGGCGAGTGCTACATGTTCATGGAGCGCTGCGGGGAGGCCGAGCCGTGGTACCGTCAGGCCCTGGATATCGGCGAGCGGATCGGGTACCTGGAGTTTGTGGTTGGCACACGCTACAACCTGGCCGAGATGCTGCACAGCCTGGGCCGCAGCGAGGCCGCGCTGAAAGTGCTGCTGCCCGCCGACAGGATGGCCCGCAAGGGCGGCTGGGACATGCTGCGGCTGGATATCGACAACCTGCTGGGTGAAATCTACCGGGAGCAGGGCGACTACGCTCATGCACGCAAGTTCCACGACAGTGCGCTGGGTCTGTCCGGATCGCTGGGAGACGTATTCGGCAGGAGCTGGGCGCTGCGCAACGTGGCCTCGGATATTCTCCGCGACCCGGCCTCGGGCGAAGACGAACGAGAGGACTGCGGAAAGATGCTGGCCGAGAGTGTCGAACTGGCCCGCCAGGCGGGTCAGCCGGAGAACCTGATGTTCAGTCTGCGGGCGCTGCTGACATGGAAGATCGAATTCGAATCCGGGAAGCTGAGGGAGGCGCGGCCCCTGTTCACAGAACTCAGGGAAACAGCGGAAAAAGTGGACAGCGCCGCGTTCGGCGAATTCTGCGCTGCGGTGGCGAAGCGGTTCGAGTAG